Part of the Tepiditoga spiralis genome, AGTCCACCTCCCCGAGAAAAAGTCGCAGTCATGAAATAAAGCCCCTCACCATGCCGAGGGGCTTATATTATATCTTAGATTCTTTATGTAGAGTGTGTTTATTACACTTCGGACAGTACTTTTTCATTTCAAATTTTTCTTTAACGTTTCTGTTTTTTACTTTATAGTAATTTCTTGTTCCGCACTCTGTACACTTTAAAGAAAAATGGACGATCTGATTCTTTGCAGCCATTTTTTCCACCTCGCAAGTATTTATTTTATATAAAAATGGTGGTGAAGGAAGGATTCGAACCTACGAAGGCAATCCGCCAGCGGATTTACAGTCCGCCCCCTTTGGCCGCTCGGGCACTTCACCACTTTTTAAAAAATGGAGCCGACGAAGGGACTTGAACCCCCAACCTGCTGATTACAAGTCAGCCGCTCTGCCAATTGAGCTACGTCGGCAATTACTTAATTACTTTAAAGATCCTTTGTGTTTTTCGCATTTGTTTTCTGCGCCAAACGTGAATTATTATAGCAGAGATTTACTACGTTGTCAATTTCATTTGTGTTACATGTATATTAAAAATTAAAAAGCTGTTTGAGGGAATACTTTTATATCTAAAACCACTACATGATTCCCAGGCTCTAAATTGCTTGGAATATACATATTCGAATATAATTCTAACTCTGGAAATCTATAAAATCCACTCCAAATATCCCAAGATATTATTGGAAATAAATTTTCTATATGTAATTCTTTTTTTCTATAATTATAAATCTGTTTAATTTTTCTTACTCCAGTAGCAATCGTTGGAAAAGTTCCTCTTCTAAGAGTAATTGTATTTGAATTCCAATTTAAATAAGGATCATATGGAGAATTTTTTGCATAAAGGTATGTAATTGTATTACCTATATTTTTTCTTTGATCTATTTGAGTTATTGTATCAACTGAAATGTCTACATTAACATAAGTATATGCAAAAAGGGCTTTTAATAAATTTTTAGCAATTCCGCGTGGAACTATATCATTTGGAAAAGTTAAATCAAAAAAAGTTCTAACTATACGATAAGCATAACAATTCGAGCTCTCATTTAAAATAGTTCTTACATCATTAAAATTTATTTCTGGAAATAAGCCATTATTATTTTCGGCAAAAGATTCATATAATAAAGGATAAATCATATCTCCTATAGCTAAAACACCGAGTAATTTATCTTTATTTTCACCAGGTTTATTTATTAATATATAATTATTTAAATTTAAACCTCTTCCATTTGCATATTCTTCTCTACTAACAAATTGAACCATAAGTAATCTATCTAAGTTTTTTTGAATATGAGGGTTATTAAAAATATCACCATAATTTATAGTAAAAAAAGATATCAACAAAATACTAAAAATTAAAAATTTATTTTTCTTCATAAAAATCACCTCAATTTTATTTTTTCTACAGTTTAATTTTAATATATTTTACAAAAAATAACAACTCGAATGAAAAGTATTTGTTAAATTAATATTAAAAATTCAAAAACTTTTTTTAAGTTGCAAAAATAATCAATATAAATAAAATTTTTTTTGATTTTTAAATATATTCGTGA contains:
- the rpmG gene encoding 50S ribosomal protein L33; the encoded protein is MAAKNQIVHFSLKCTECGTRNYYKVKNRNVKEKFEMKKYCPKCNKHTLHKESKI